Proteins encoded within one genomic window of Granulicella pectinivorans:
- a CDS encoding TonB-dependent receptor produces the protein MKKQSSFRVMSRVVSLRCGLFAGMCLAVTYGALSSPRLFAQSQAIDGNIEGYVRALDGSNLSSAQIRVTNTQTGLKREAISDDEGYFRVQILPPGTYSVSISKDGFASQQQDGIMLAAGQAQTLRIALAVGSVATSVEVTAEMPVIETARTNAYNNIYGSREVPNIPVPGRSFLDLFVVNPIVNAPPLSTGGSGTGTPSVSFGGLGFRQMNVDGVSNNVQGGARNLVISEDALSEVQVVTNYSAEFGRQAALMLNALSKSGSNDLHMSGFLFARNKALSERPFLLSSTTPTPQFSRYNYGGTASGPLRRNKAFLFGSYERWQQDAPQVSTFGGATQSAVAAQLGIAPADIASFNGSFRAHTLTLKGDVQLNESNRLTLRYNYYRDRESPLGSGQITRQVASRFDENPQSGTLQLVTTLGANKLNEFRFLGIKRDISNGVISPLTPQITISGIGSYNGNQDGTFSSYESGYQFVDNFTWNLGNHSLKAGVELLPNSFRERTRNLNGTFTFTGLSASGTRGSVTPLQQAVNALNNVVDPSTGLPYTYTQYTRATGNEFTTSQVLAQGYFVQDDWRVNSRLKLTYGLRYELFLRPSGALNPAYPATGTIPQDMNNFAPRVALAFDPFGDGKTVLRGGYGIYYNTTVAQTFNTFRRGNGLAVRNLTVTPTQTGAPAFTTGPVSTSGAAALLPSDLYVYASEFQDPMVHSYFATVEHQLMSGQSLSLSYFGNRAKNLPYTIPSNLAVVGTAPNGGPLYGGTKNRPNAAFGNIYTANSNGYQNYNGFVAMLTQRARWGLSFQAAYNYQNVRGLSYLNGSSAFTNFGVLNTPSNPANPSQDAGPGDFSQPHRVTFTAVYDTHYSLASRRMQELVNGWTISSRIVGQSGLPFNPLTGSDNNGDLIFNDRPVGYGYNSFRLPSYIEADFRIARDFHIHDRNTIQLIGEVFNAPNRLNVTGVNRTFGSGPTANATFNTPTSAETARQFQLGIRFNR, from the coding sequence ATGAAGAAGCAGTCTTCCTTCCGGGTCATGTCGCGCGTGGTATCGCTACGCTGCGGCCTGTTTGCGGGAATGTGTCTCGCCGTCACCTACGGCGCCTTATCGTCACCCAGGCTGTTCGCCCAAAGTCAGGCGATCGATGGAAACATCGAAGGGTACGTGCGTGCTCTGGACGGCAGCAATCTCAGTAGCGCGCAGATCCGCGTGACGAACACGCAGACAGGGCTCAAGCGTGAGGCTATCTCCGATGACGAGGGATACTTCCGGGTACAGATTCTTCCCCCGGGAACGTACTCGGTGTCGATCTCGAAGGATGGTTTTGCTTCCCAGCAGCAGGACGGCATCATGCTTGCCGCAGGGCAGGCACAGACGCTGCGCATTGCGTTAGCGGTCGGTTCAGTTGCAACGAGCGTCGAGGTCACAGCCGAGATGCCGGTCATCGAGACAGCACGAACCAACGCCTACAACAACATCTACGGCAGCCGCGAAGTTCCGAACATTCCTGTCCCCGGGCGCAGCTTTCTGGATCTGTTCGTCGTGAACCCGATCGTAAATGCTCCTCCGTTGTCGACCGGCGGGTCGGGCACCGGAACGCCTTCGGTGTCCTTTGGCGGACTTGGCTTTCGTCAAATGAACGTCGACGGTGTCAGCAATAACGTGCAAGGCGGCGCACGCAACCTGGTGATCAGCGAGGACGCGCTGAGCGAAGTACAGGTAGTCACCAACTACTCGGCAGAGTTCGGCCGGCAGGCTGCGCTCATGCTGAATGCGCTCTCCAAGTCGGGATCGAACGACCTCCATATGAGTGGATTCCTGTTCGCCCGCAATAAGGCCCTGTCGGAGCGTCCCTTCCTCTTGAGCAGCACGACCCCGACACCCCAGTTCTCACGCTACAACTACGGTGGCACCGCGAGCGGACCGCTGCGCAGGAACAAGGCGTTCCTGTTCGGCAGCTATGAGCGTTGGCAGCAGGATGCTCCCCAGGTTTCTACCTTTGGTGGCGCGACGCAAAGCGCGGTGGCGGCACAATTGGGCATCGCGCCCGCCGACATTGCCTCCTTCAATGGAAGCTTTCGCGCCCACACGCTCACCCTGAAGGGCGACGTGCAGTTGAACGAGTCCAACCGCCTGACGTTGCGTTACAACTACTATCGCGATCGCGAAAGCCCCCTGGGCAGTGGTCAGATTACCCGCCAGGTTGCGAGCCGCTTCGACGAGAATCCGCAGTCGGGAACCTTGCAGCTTGTCACAACACTCGGAGCAAACAAACTCAACGAGTTCCGCTTTCTCGGCATCAAGCGAGACATCTCGAACGGCGTCATCAGCCCGCTGACGCCGCAGATCACGATCTCCGGCATCGGCAGCTATAACGGCAACCAGGACGGCACGTTCTCTTCATACGAGTCCGGTTACCAGTTCGTAGACAACTTCACATGGAACCTTGGCAATCACTCGCTCAAGGCCGGTGTGGAGCTTCTGCCGAACTCCTTCCGCGAGCGTACGCGCAACCTGAACGGAACGTTTACCTTCACCGGTCTGAGCGCAAGCGGCACCCGCGGAAGCGTGACCCCGCTGCAGCAGGCAGTGAATGCTCTCAACAATGTGGTCGATCCTTCGACAGGCCTTCCGTACACCTACACGCAGTACACCCGGGCGACAGGCAACGAATTCACCACCTCTCAAGTATTGGCGCAGGGCTACTTTGTGCAGGACGACTGGCGCGTGAACAGCCGTCTGAAGCTGACCTATGGATTGCGCTATGAGCTGTTCCTTCGGCCCTCGGGTGCTCTCAACCCGGCCTACCCGGCCACGGGAACGATTCCGCAGGACATGAATAACTTTGCCCCGCGAGTCGCGCTTGCGTTTGACCCGTTCGGCGATGGCAAGACCGTGCTGCGCGGCGGTTACGGCATTTACTACAACACGACGGTCGCGCAGACCTTCAACACATTCCGCAGAGGGAATGGCCTGGCGGTTCGGAACCTGACGGTTACGCCCACGCAAACGGGCGCGCCGGCCTTCACCACGGGCCCGGTATCGACCAGCGGGGCCGCGGCGCTGTTGCCTTCAGATCTGTATGTGTACGCCTCGGAGTTCCAGGACCCCATGGTGCATAGCTACTTCGCGACGGTCGAGCATCAGCTTATGTCGGGACAGTCCCTGTCGCTGTCGTACTTCGGCAACCGCGCCAAGAATCTGCCATACACCATTCCATCGAACCTGGCCGTGGTCGGTACAGCTCCGAACGGTGGCCCGCTCTACGGCGGAACCAAGAACCGCCCGAACGCGGCGTTTGGCAATATCTACACGGCCAATTCGAACGGGTATCAGAACTACAACGGCTTCGTTGCGATGCTGACTCAGCGGGCCCGCTGGGGTCTGAGCTTCCAGGCGGCATACAACTACCAGAACGTGCGCGGCCTGTCTTACCTGAATGGTTCCAGCGCATTCACAAACTTCGGCGTCCTCAACACGCCGTCGAACCCTGCCAATCCGTCGCAGGATGCAGGCCCAGGAGACTTCAGCCAGCCCCATCGGGTTACGTTCACTGCGGTCTATGACACCCACTACAGCCTCGCCAGCCGCCGCATGCAAGAGCTCGTGAACGGATGGACGATCAGCTCGCGGATTGTTGGGCAGTCGGGACTTCCCTTCAATCCTTTGACCGGATCGGACAACAACGGCGACCTGATCTTCAACGATCGGCCAGTCGGGTACGGCTACAACTCCTTCCGGCTTCCTTCTTACATCGAAGCCGACTTCCGGATCGCGAGAGACTTCCACATTCACGACCGCAACACCATTCAACTGATTGGTGAGGTCTTCAATGCACCCAATCGACTCAATGTGACCGGCGTAAACCGCACCTTCGGGTCTGGCCCCACCGCCAATGCCACCTTCAACACGCCAACCTCGGCAGAGACTGCACGCCAGTTTCAGTTGGGCATCCGCTTCAACCGCTAG
- a CDS encoding GntR family transcriptional regulator, translating into MPSIDPVDDLDTSALNRQIWKSAPRENLTVRVANAIREQVRNGTLKRGAQLRGEIEFAKELGVSRQTLREATRLLTLEGLLAIRHGVGTFVAEAPVALSSPLNSMQSMSGLIRASGGEPSVGELKVRRIAASEEIAAALDIAQGDAVAEVLRVRLIDGKPLAVAYDYLALRNDADWMLPLLRTFDGASIYEFIGSKLNVPLACSEASLTAVAANKRHAELLCVKPGSPLLLVREIHLDSKQKPGLYSTVFHNSSRMSFTLVRPGNQR; encoded by the coding sequence ATGCCGTCCATTGACCCCGTAGACGACCTCGATACCAGTGCGCTGAATCGACAGATATGGAAGAGCGCACCTCGCGAAAACCTCACCGTTCGTGTCGCGAATGCCATCCGGGAGCAGGTCCGCAATGGGACGCTCAAACGCGGTGCGCAACTGCGTGGAGAGATCGAGTTTGCGAAGGAGCTTGGTGTGAGCAGGCAAACCCTGCGCGAAGCCACCCGTCTGCTCACGCTGGAGGGTCTGCTGGCGATTCGGCATGGTGTCGGTACGTTTGTCGCAGAGGCGCCGGTCGCGCTGAGTAGTCCGCTTAACTCGATGCAGTCCATGTCCGGGTTGATCCGTGCCAGTGGAGGGGAACCCAGCGTTGGCGAACTCAAAGTGCGACGCATCGCTGCAAGCGAAGAGATCGCTGCGGCGCTCGACATCGCCCAGGGCGATGCGGTGGCGGAGGTTCTGCGCGTCCGGCTGATCGACGGTAAACCTCTTGCCGTCGCATACGATTACCTTGCACTTCGCAACGATGCGGACTGGATGCTGCCACTTCTCCGCACGTTTGACGGCGCATCCATCTATGAGTTCATCGGCAGCAAGCTGAACGTGCCTCTGGCGTGCAGTGAGGCTTCCCTTACCGCGGTCGCAGCCAATAAACGTCATGCGGAACTGCTGTGCGTCAAGCCGGGCTCTCCGCTTTTGCTCGTTCGGGAGATTCACCTGGATAGCAAGCAGAAGCCGGGGCTCTACAGCACGGTCTTTCACAACTCCTCGCGCATGAGCTTCACCCTGGTACGACCCGGCAACCAGCGATGA
- a CDS encoding carbohydrate kinase family protein: MMLPAIFGNFAIDDLVFPDGTTRWAVPGGSAAYAALGAALWAGSASAVAPLGDDYPLALLSAIDTTRCRQIPHTMRNWGLYEEDGSRCFVSRSRDRDWSLFCPSISDVHTGRQTAAHLAPMPFARASELIDELRRCEARIISLDLDNHDVSEPVTRDEQLEQIRAVDLFLPSKQDMQRIFPGLPVALALRQLRECAPAVALIAIKCGAAGVVAHIAGSQQILSLPSAARSVADTTGAGDAFCGAVLAGFASHADPLQALLQGTIAAACCVEAFGLSGLRKVDRKTLEERLRLAQNHVESSLF, encoded by the coding sequence ATGATGCTTCCGGCGATCTTTGGCAATTTCGCGATCGACGACCTCGTCTTTCCCGACGGAACAACGCGGTGGGCGGTCCCTGGTGGATCCGCAGCCTATGCAGCCCTTGGGGCAGCGCTATGGGCCGGCAGTGCAAGCGCAGTCGCTCCGCTGGGTGATGACTATCCGCTGGCGCTGCTCAGCGCGATCGATACCACGCGCTGCCGACAAATCCCGCACACCATGCGGAACTGGGGGCTCTACGAAGAGGATGGCTCACGGTGCTTCGTGAGTCGCAGCCGAGATCGTGACTGGAGCCTGTTTTGCCCGTCCATCTCGGATGTGCATACCGGCAGGCAGACCGCCGCGCATCTGGCTCCAATGCCTTTCGCTCGGGCTTCGGAACTGATCGACGAGCTGCGTCGCTGTGAAGCAAGGATCATCTCGCTGGATCTCGACAATCATGATGTCTCCGAGCCGGTTACGCGGGACGAGCAACTGGAACAGATCCGCGCCGTCGATCTTTTCCTGCCCAGCAAGCAGGATATGCAGCGCATTTTTCCCGGTCTTCCTGTCGCGCTTGCGCTGCGCCAACTTCGTGAATGTGCTCCAGCGGTCGCGCTGATTGCAATCAAGTGTGGCGCCGCCGGCGTGGTCGCTCACATTGCCGGATCTCAACAGATACTCAGTCTCCCCAGCGCAGCCAGGTCGGTAGCCGACACAACGGGTGCCGGCGATGCATTCTGCGGCGCAGTCCTTGCCGGCTTCGCCTCGCACGCCGATCCTCTCCAGGCCCTCTTGCAGGGAACGATTGCCGCTGCATGCTGCGTGGAGGCCTTCGGTCTCTCTGGACTCCGCAAGGTCGACCGGAAGACACTCGAGGAGCGCCTGAGACTGGCGCAAAACCACGTCGAATCTTCCCTTTTCTGA
- a CDS encoding GGDEF domain-containing protein, with protein sequence MAIIERLDNWTLFLCIALSTSMSAFAFARIWRTNRTVRGAGHFALAFLFGTAGCFFIAFLPDNTPLFHLAGNVIEDTLVRAVYALLLIGVDRFFGVRRASRFAWPIVAIALVLTVFFTLIIDSNRVNLIITDLVTFFFRISIAIELLRHTGRRHLRPLSALMFVFALLSLEATWDSIAHPVSTIVLDTKGQQSLALFTTLFFFIATGQLLLLILNGDLVRQLQDEATRDFLTSALNRRGAERILAAEIDRAHRFRIPLAVALVDIDRFKEINDTLGHAEGDKTIVAVARTIDRNLRTYDSVGRFGGDEFLVVLPNTPTQEGLQVLERLRREVEETTPPATTLSIGLTTLSHADTLLSLLARADEALYKAKAEGRNRITVRPSAEIEAAVLDPSHTI encoded by the coding sequence CAATCATCGAACGCTTGGATAACTGGACGCTCTTTCTCTGCATAGCGCTCTCGACCTCCATGTCGGCCTTTGCGTTCGCCCGGATATGGCGCACCAACCGCACCGTGCGCGGCGCCGGCCATTTCGCACTCGCCTTCCTGTTCGGTACCGCCGGCTGCTTCTTCATCGCCTTCCTCCCGGACAACACGCCGCTCTTTCACCTCGCCGGCAACGTCATCGAAGACACCCTCGTCCGCGCCGTCTATGCCCTTCTGCTCATCGGGGTCGATCGCTTCTTCGGCGTTCGCCGTGCCAGCCGCTTCGCGTGGCCCATCGTCGCCATCGCCCTCGTCCTCACGGTCTTTTTCACCCTCATCATCGATTCCAACCGCGTCAACCTCATCATCACCGACCTCGTCACCTTCTTCTTCCGGATCTCCATCGCCATCGAACTCCTCCGTCACACCGGACGCCGCCATCTTCGCCCTCTCAGCGCCCTCATGTTCGTCTTTGCACTGCTCAGCCTCGAAGCCACCTGGGACTCCATCGCACACCCCGTCTCCACGATCGTCCTCGACACCAAAGGCCAACAGTCGCTCGCCCTGTTCACCACCCTCTTCTTCTTCATCGCCACCGGCCAGCTTCTCTTGCTCATCCTCAACGGAGACCTCGTCCGCCAGCTTCAGGACGAAGCCACCCGCGACTTTCTCACCTCGGCCCTCAACCGCAGGGGAGCCGAGCGCATCCTCGCCGCCGAGATCGACCGCGCCCACCGCTTCCGCATCCCTCTCGCCGTAGCCCTCGTCGACATCGACCGTTTCAAGGAGATCAACGACACCCTCGGCCACGCTGAAGGCGACAAAACCATCGTTGCCGTAGCCCGCACCATCGACCGTAACCTTCGCACCTATGATTCCGTCGGCCGCTTCGGTGGAGACGAGTTCCTCGTCGTGCTTCCCAACACCCCCACCCAGGAAGGCCTGCAGGTCCTCGAGCGCCTCCGCAGGGAAGTTGAGGAGACAACCCCACCCGCCACGACCCTCAGCATCGGCCTCACTACCCTCTCCCACGCCGACACCCTTCTCTCCCTGCTCGCCCGCGCCGACGAAGCTCTCTACAAAGCCAAAGCCGAGGGCCGCAACCGCATCACCGTCCGCCCCTCCGCCGAAATCGAGGCCGCCGTCCTCGACCCAAGCCACACCATTTAA